Within Takifugu flavidus isolate HTHZ2018 chromosome 12, ASM371156v2, whole genome shotgun sequence, the genomic segment ccaTATGAATGATTGGCTGAAAGACAGAGGAACAAAAAGGACcctaaaaatgacaaataacaGATCTGATCAACATGGTCAATCACCTTTCCCAAAGATTCTGATGTGTGTAATCAGTCGTGGCGATCAGAGCAGCTCGTGCAGACACGTACGGGACAGACGGTCCAGCCTCGGCCGGACGTCCGGAGAAGAGGACCAGGTCAGTTCTTGTAGCACCCTATAGCTGATGAGACACGAGTCCCCCAGCAGACAAAAACTCGTCCTCTTCCCCCGTCTGTTTCTAACAActgatttttcttgttttgattcACAAAAGTCAGGTGAGAGCTGACGTGATGTACGACGAGTGTGTGCCTGAGGAGATCTCATCACCAGAACTCAGCACATGCACATGAAAGAGTACCCGAGAAGTGTTTTTGTCAAGAGCACTAAGAAAAGCACAACTATACACTTTATTCATAATATAATCAGTTTTCCTCTACACACTACTAACACAGGAAGGAAGAGCAGGGAGGCGGGTGATGGGGACGAGGGACGGAGAGACAGATCGGTGACAGAAGGGCAGGAGGAAGTGAAAAGGAGGAGGGACCACGTGGAACGCTTAAGCACGTTCACCACGGATACGGCGTGCCAGCTGGATGTCTTTGGGCATGATGGTGACACGTTTGGCGTGGATGGCACACAGGTTGGTGTCCTCAAACAGACCCACCAGGTAGGCCTCGCTGGcctcctgcagagaaaaacacaacgTTGAGGGGCCACCTTTTCCTGTTTTGATCAACAAAACTTAAAGGTTTAGTCAAAGGTGGATTTGATTCTGCGTTTGACTgcaacacaaacctgcagagcTCCGATGGCTGCGCTCTGGAAGCGCAGGTCAGTCTTGAAGTCCTGGGCGATCTCTCTCACCAGGCGCTGGAATGGAAGCTTGCGGATCAGCAGCTCGGTGGACTTCTGGTAACGACGGATCTCACGCAGAGCCACAGTGCCTGGCCTTCAAGACAcagtaagattttttttattcaagtGCTGTAAATACAGCATCTACTGATTTGGGATTATATTCCCATCCTAAAACAAGCAAAACTATTTTTTGGCCTTTCTCACCTGTAGCGATGGGGCTTCTTGACACCCCCAGTGGAAGGGGCACTCTTGCGAGCTGCCTTCGTGGCCAGCTGTTTACGGGGGGCTTTGCCTCCAGTGGATTTACGGGCAGTCTGCTTGGTACGAGCCATGGCTACTTAGGTTCACCTGAAAATATAACAAGAAAGACTGCATTTGTTTTCTCCAAGATTgcttctaaaatgttttttggAAAATCTAAATCTACTTGACATAATAAAAGAAACTTTTAAAGATAAATTTGATTGGAAACGCAAAAGTCTGGAGTCAACTTTTTAGgtaaacaaacccaaaaccttAACTTATCGCCGCACGTCactcaaaaacaaactaaattgCTATTGGGTGCCGCAACAAAACGCAGGTTGATAATATTGCGTCACAGCCAATCAGCGGGTGGGATTCGGAGTGGGCGGGCTCTACTGCCGTCTTCCACAGACGTTAGACCCGCCCACCATGCGCTGATGATGGCGGCGGTTTGATGCGCAAACGGAATAAAGACCCAGGGCAGAGGGGTAGCGCGTAAATAACTTAAAATTTAAAAGCAACCGCTGCTGCAACATAGCCAA encodes:
- the LOC130534574 gene encoding histone H3.3A, translated to MARTKQTARKSTGGKAPRKQLATKAARKSAPSTGGVKKPHRYRPGTVALREIRRYQKSTELLIRKLPFQRLVREIAQDFKTDLRFQSAAIGALQEASEAYLVGLFEDTNLCAIHAKRVTIMPKDIQLARRIRGERA